One Phaseolus vulgaris cultivar G19833 chromosome 4, P. vulgaris v2.0, whole genome shotgun sequence DNA window includes the following coding sequences:
- the LOC137836833 gene encoding metalloendoproteinase 1-like, giving the protein MSLNILKYPILFLVLCLVNPFPSAVPGASATPFTRTLQNLRGLRKGQNANGVGTLRSHLKHLGYQVNEQSSSNNFDENVESALKHYQAFHHLPTSGVVDDKTIETMSLPRCGLPDIPTIPNPNPNPNAAQNYSYFPGAPRWRKFALTYRYSSSVPSPLSLNAVRQAMANAFQTWKHNNRFTFTEVSRASDIVYGFHRGNHGDGYPFDGPSGVLAHAFAPQDGRLHYDADERWSTNGPGIDFETVCLHEIGHILGLGHSNVAGAIMEPIYPGIRRSLAQDDKDGLKNLYGF; this is encoded by the coding sequence ATGTCTCTGAATATTCTAAAATATCCAATCTTGTTCCTCGTACTCTGTCTGGTGAATCCATTTCCCTCTGCTGTGCCAGGAGCCTCTGCAACTCCCTTCACCAGAACTCTCCAAAACCTGAGGGGCCTTCGCAAGGGACAAAACGCCAATGGCGTAGGCACACTCAGAAGCCACCTCAAACATTTAGGTTACCAAGTAAACGAACAATCTTCTTCCAACAACTTCGATGAAAACGTTGAATCTGCTCTCAAACACTACCAAGCATTCCATCACTTGCCAACCAGTGGTGTGGTGGATGACAAAACTATCGAAACCATGAGCCTCCCACGTTGTGGATTGCCTGATATCCCAACCATtcctaaccctaaccctaaccctaatgctGCTCAAAACTACAGTTACTTTCCAGGGGCACCAAGATGGAGGAAATTTGCATTAACCTATCGATACAGTTCATCTGTTCCAAGTCCCCTCAGCTTGAATGCTGTGAGACAAGCAATGGCGAATGCCTTTCAAACGTGGAAACACAACAACAGGTTCACCTTCACTGAAGTCAGTCGTGCTTCTGACATAGTGTATGGCTTCCACCGTGGAAACCACGGTGATGGGTATCCGTTTGACGGGCCAAGTGGGGTTCTGGCTCATGCTTTTGCCCCACAAGATGGAAGATTACACTATGATGCAGATGAAAGGTGGAGCACTAATGGGCCAGGCATTGATTTTGAAACTGTATGTTTGCATGAAATTGGTCACATTCTAGGGCTTGGACACAGTAACGTTGCTGGCGCTATTATGGAACCTATATATCCAGGGATACGACGAAGTCTAGCCCAAGATGATAAGGATGGTTTGAAAAATCTATATGGGTTTTAG
- the LOC137836368 gene encoding cytochrome P450 82A3-like: MDLFLVSTLNNTALALLSLTLLLAFSVFLCRPSKAGSDLREPPMASRAWPILGHLMLLGGSPTPHKTLGAMADKYGPLFTIKLGSKRALVLSNWKMAKECYTTNDAVVSSRSKLVAIEHVAYNQASFGFAPYGPYWREIRKIVTVFLSNRKTELLSRVRVSEIRSSVKELFHVWSEKKGSEECVVVEMKQWFTELVFNIVFQTMAGKRLFGKSAVVSEKEAEKCVKGLRKFMQMLGVCTVADAVPVLRWMNLGVKAMKETAKELDLILDEWLVEHSKKRGLGEKGVESEDQDFMDMMLSQLESAPIDGFDAATINKATTLALILGATDTSTVTLTWVMCFLLKNPLILEKVKEEINTQIGEERFISESDVNKLVYLQAVVKETLRLYPPGPLSAPREFTQDCMLGGYHVKKGTRLITNLWKIQTDPNIWLDPLMFKPERFLTTHRDVDVKGQSFELLPFGSGRRICPGISFGLNMIHLTLANFLHSFEILNKPNEPIDMSEALGMTNEKATPLEILVKPRLSSKYYESL; encoded by the exons ATGGATTTGTTCCTTGTGAGTACCCTAAACAACACTGCACTTGCTCTCCTTTCCCTAACATTACTCTTAGCCTTCTCTGTGTTTCTCTGTCGTCCCTCCAAAGCTGGTAGTGATCTGAGAGAACCTCCAATGGCCTCACGTGCATGGCCCATACTAGGCCACCTCATGCTTCTCGGGGGCTCACCAACGCCCCACAAGACGTTGGGAGCCATGGCTGACAAATACGGACCCCTCTTCACCATCAAGCTCGGTTCCAAACGCGCTTTGGTTCTCAGCAACTGGAAAATGGCGAAGGAATGTTACACCACAAACGACGCCGTTGTGTCCTCTCGCTCCAAGCTCGTGGCCATCGAACACGTGGCATACAACCAAGCAAGTTTTGGGTTCGCACCCTATGGTCCTTATTGGCGTGAGATACGGAAGATTGTGACCGTGTTCCTCTCCAACCGCAAAACGGAGCTTCTAAGCCGCGTTAGGGTTTCTGAGATTCGAAGTTCTGTCAAAGAGCTCTTTCATGTTTGGTCGGAGAAGAAGGGCAGTGAAGAGTGTGTGGTGGTGGAGATGAAGCAGTGGTTCACGGAGTTGGTGTTCAATATAGTTTTCCAAACCATGGCTGGGAAGCGATTATTTG GTAAAAGTGCAGTGGTTAGTGAGAAAGAAGCAGAGAAGTGTGTGAAGGGTTTGAGGAAGTTCATGCAGATGTTGGGGGTGTGCACAGTGGCTGATGCTGTTCCTGTTCTGAGATGGATGAATTTGGGAGTGAAAGCCATGAAAGAAACTGCCAAAGAACTGGATTTGATCTTAGATGAGTGGTTGGTGGAGCACAGCAAAAAGAGGGGTTTAGGTGAAAAAGGTGTTGAAAGTGAGGACCAAGACTTCATGGATATGATGCTTTCACAGCTTGAGAGTGCCCCCATCGATGGATTTGATGCTGCTACAATAAACAAAGCCACAACATTG GCACTGATCTTGGGTGCCACTGATACAAGCACAGTTACTCTTACATGGGTGATGTGTTTCCTATTGAAAAATCCTCTTATATTAGAGAAAGTAAAAGAAGAGATCAACACTCAAATAGGGGAAGAGAGATTCATTAGTGAGTCAGATGTGAACAAGTTAGTGTACCTTCAAGCAGTAGTCAAAGAGACACTGAGGTTGTATCCACCAGGTCCTCTCTCAGCACCTCGTGAATTCACACAAGATTGCATGTTAGGTGGCTATCATGTAAAAAAAGGAACTCGATTAATCACAAACTTGTGGAAGATCCAAACAGATCCTAATATCTGGTTAGATCCATTGATGTTCAAGCCAGAAAGATTCCTTACTACTCACAGAGATGTTGATGTTAAGGGTCAAAGTTTTGAGTTGTTACcatttggaagtggaagaagaaTATGCCCAGGAATATCCTTTGGCCTTAACATGATTCATTTGACTCTAGCTAATTTTTTGCACTCTTTTGAAATACTTAATAAACCCAATGAGCCTATTGATATGAGTGAAGCCCTTGGAATGACCAATGAAAAAGCTACTCCACTTGAGATTCTAGTTAAACCACGTTTGTCTTCTAAGTATTATGAATCCTTGTGA